Proteins encoded together in one Triticum dicoccoides isolate Atlit2015 ecotype Zavitan chromosome 7B, WEW_v2.0, whole genome shotgun sequence window:
- the LOC119339622 gene encoding GDSL esterase/lipase APG-like, giving the protein MANNNVVSLVVCFVALSLATSAADRELVNAVYVFGDSLVDVGNNNYLPAPAPKATPPYGMDLPGRLTGRFTNGYNLADVISQGLGFETSPKPFLSMGRPERTLLGRCKIGANFASGGSGILDTTGNGTLTMRTQIKYFKTVADKLFCYPSKWDHLARSFFLLSGGGNDFWAFNASIDTPNAYIARMVSTYIENIQMFYDAGLRMVGILDVPPIGCTPGSRAGTPTGECNSAANSLAQGFNSLLRTELASAATANMTELKYSIASNYNIISDMIANSLVAGLREGQTACCGAGRFKAEVMCSGPNTTACPAGEHGEYMFWDMLHPTQATCERGAVAIFYGDVPKYAEPVNFATLVGEEGCSLQMADDE; this is encoded by the exons ATGGCGAACAATAATGTCGTTTCTCTGGTGGTTTGCTTCGTCGCCTTGAGCCTCGCCACCTCGGCGGCGGACCGCGAGCTGGTAAACGCTGTGTACGTGTTCGGCGACTCGCTGGTGGACGTCGGAAACAACAACTACCTGCCGGCGCCGGCGCCCAAGGCGACCCCGCCGTACGGTATGGACCTCCCCGGCAGGCTCACCGGCCGCTTCACCAATGGCTACAACCTCGCCGACGTCATCT CACAAGGCCTGGGGTTCGAGACGAGTCCCAAGCCCTTCCTCTCCATGGGGCGGCCCGAAAGAACACTACTGGGACGCTGCAAGATCGGCGCCAACTTCGCTTCTGGCGGATCCGGCATCCTCGACACCACG GGAAATGGCACACTGACGATGCGGACCCAAATCAAGTATTTCAAGACAGTGGCGGACAAACTGTTTTGCTACCCAAGTAAGTGGGATCACCTGGCGCGGTCCTTCTTCCTCCTGAGCGGCGGCGGCAATGACTTCTGGGCCTTCAACGCGTCCATCGACACCCCCAATGCCTACATCGCCAGAATGGTCTCCACCTACATCGAGAACATCCAG ATGTTCTATGACGCGGGATTGCGCATGGTGGGTATTCTGGACGTGCCGCCGATCGGGTGCACTCCCGGGTCTAGGGCCGGCACGCCCACCGGCGAATGCAACTCTGCCGCCAACTCCCTAGCACAGGGGTTCAACAGCCTTCTGAGGACTGAGCTCGCTAGCGCCGCCACGGCCAACATGACGGAGCTCAAGTACTCCATCGCGAGCAACTACAATATCATCAGCGACATGATAGCCAACTCCCTCGTTGCCG GGCTGAGAGAGGGGCAGACGGCATGCTGCGGCGCCGGGAGGTTCAAGGCAGAGGTGATGTGCAGCGGGCCGAACACGACGGCGTGCCCCGCCGGGGAGCACGGCGAGTACATGTTCTGGGACATGCTGCACCCCACGCAGGCCACCTGCGAGCGTGGCGCTGTGGCCATCTTCTACGGCGACGTTCCAAAGTACGCCGAGCCCGTGAACTTCGCCACGCTGGTGGGCGAGGAAGGCTGCAGCCTGCAGATGGCCGACGACGAGTAA